In Acanthopagrus latus isolate v.2019 chromosome 6, fAcaLat1.1, whole genome shotgun sequence, the genomic window ACAGATGTGAAACTACACAGCTGCCTGGTTTAACAAACCAATGAAtggtgtgtatgcatgtgtgggGGTTTTTGTTAACTCTCACTGAAGTGAGGTCGACCACCCACAAACCCCTACACATGCTTGAGAGTGAGTGTCAGTGGTGGCCGAGTGTCTAATTAACACTTCAGCAGACTTGacacgtgtgtctgtgtgtgagttcaGCACTCTGGTCATGTATTAATAGCACATGAACCCAAATCTAACAGAATAAAAGAACGATttcagtggggttttttgtttgtttgtttttttttagttcatttGAATCTTTATATCAGTTTAAATTTaataaacaagacatttcaaaaCGAGCTTTCATGTTTTGAGTCCAAACTTTTCGATTGCAGGTTTATGGACAAGAGAggtgtgcgtgtgcttgtgtgtgtgtgtgtgtgtgtgtgtgtgtgtgtgtgtgtgtgtgtgtgtgtgtgtgtgtgtgtgtgtgtgtgtgtgtgcatgccagtgtgtgtgttcacacattGATTGATAACAAAATAGGCAATGACTaatgactgaaatatttttaGATGCAGCTAAATATATATCTTGCAGTTTCCTTATTTTATAACAATGATAAAAGCAGCACAGTCAAATTATTTGCTTCATGgtccagagtccagagtgcAGGATTTAGGGGAATCTATcagcaaaaatgtaatgtatatgCATAATTATGAATCatgattaaaacataaatgttttcattatcacCTAAATTTGATAATTACTCTGTTTCATTCTGAGCCTTTTCTATATATTCACAGCGGCAGCGGTGCACTATCCGATCTGAGTGTCTAAGTGATGTGAGTGATCCACCACTTAGACAAGCTCACACAGAACTTCAGTAAAACCGGACATTTGTGAAATTAGTTGATGAGTATGATTCCATTTGTGAATGATTATTTAGGACGGTGGTGCCCAGTGGACGAGTTTAGCCCATTTTTGTTGACATAGAAATTATGAGAACATTTTTGGCAAAGCATTAGTGTGCAATTTGTCAAAACATTTGGGAagtaaaaagctttttttgctacttttatttacttttattttatgtatttatgtttttgtttgtttgtttgtttttatagccatatcatatgtttgtttgtactACTTTGTTTGCCTTTATGTTGAATGTTTCACATTAAGAGGGTGGCTTGAAaatcccttttgttttttgtggtcCCTTTGGCATATTTCTCTCTTAGGTTATAGCTTTTTACTTTCTAGTCATTGTATACTGCAtgtgttccttttcttttcactgaactatcatgtcttttttatatgcaatggaaaaaaatgcaacaagcGACCACGTTTGTCTGAAATAATCATCAGCAATTGTAATCGTATTCATGCAGTAACTTGACaagatttcctgtttttctgcagctctgcatgtAGTTTTTTCGCAGCGATGTTGCAGTACCTTGCTAACACATGCACTGCTGACGTCAGGCAGCTGCTAACTCAGATGGGGTAGTGGCCGTCTTCCACAGAGCCTTTCATGTACAATCCCCAAGTTCCTAaagtagcccagaacagacaaagcAAACACTGACTCTAGAGAAGGCCTCTCACCTTCAGTGGCCACCATAAGAGATGGTGAGATCATACACACGGCACCTTTAACTTACAATGAAAGAATGTATTTCGCCACAATACGCTCAACTGCTGCCAATTTGCACCCGGTATTGTTACTCAACACACAGTTGTGTTAATATTGTCACAGTTACACAGTAATTAAACAGTGAGACTGAAATAACATATGTTATTGCTTGGATAAaattttgataataaaaaagttGGCTAAACCCAGCCATTGAATCTGAtgattaaagggtaactccaccaatttaacATAtccaagtgtgtttacaggcgtTTAcatacatatgtgaaaaaatgagTATAAAGACTTTTGTGCCTGTAGCTGCAATATAATCATATAATCATATAAAATTGCCTCAGGTGATATCAGTTGGTGGCTAcgttgcattttgggtaatgtaggcactgggttttaaaaggaagaagaatgtgtagAATAAAGACGGTGatatttctggttctgctgtattgataATGTCCATAAAGTGTCCAACAGTGTTGTGCATTGCTACACCTGTGGATTGCTTTTTCGAAACCTGGTGCCTAgattacccacagtgcaactaagccactgagtgacatcactggagccacaaaaggcacTAGTACCCAGGTACCAAAGACCTAtgacacactttaatgtgtagaTTTggtgaagttatcctttaatttgtgtttgtaggCAAAATTGAACTTGGTCCCCTCGTGGTagcattttctctctttgctaCTGTCTGAGAGTGAGTCTGAGAACTGTTTCCCTTCCTGTTGTCACACAGACAACCCAGGATATACATCTGCTTGTGTCTTCTCTGCTTCTCATCACATTTGTCCCTTTTTGtcacacaggaaagaaaaaaaaacagatttgttttcaataaagtACAAAAAGGTTTCGCATCTGTGTTTCTATATTCTTGCAAGCTTGAAAATTCCTTTTTTTAGCCAGCTAATGAAATTGCTCTCTGAGCTAAAGTgacaactttttcttttcttttcctctttcgGACTCATAGATTGAAAGAAGTGCATTTCAAGGCTCCCCTGTGTGACGCGAAGAGAGATGAGATTCTTTTCCTGGACGGTGACTTTTCCTCACCTGCTCAGTTTTTTCTGACCGTGGGTGTTTTTGCTTTCCTGTACTCCCTGCTGGCAACCATTGTCTATGTCTTCTACCAGAACAAGTACCTGAAGTACAACAGAGGCCCGCTTGTGGTCAGTCAACAAAAACTCTTCCAGTGTCCCAGTCTGAATTGCATTTATCTGACATGAAACATTAATTTGACCTCTATCATTCTCGTTTGTGACTTCCCTCCTTCATGTTTCTATTCTTTTGTCCTGAGCAGGATTTTCTTGTTACCCTCACCTTCTCCTTCATGTGGCtggtcagcagctgctgctgggccAAAGCTCTTTCGGATATCAAGACGGCCACAGACCCGACACAGGTGCTTCTGCTCTTCTCAGCCTGCAGAGCTCAGGAGAACAAATGCACAGTTATCCAGGAGCCTCGCTGGTCACGTCTCAATACATCCGCGGTAGGTATTCAGTCTACAAATAAAGCACCGAAACACACAACTGGATAAAACAAGCCATTTACACCCATCACTTCTTCTATCTCTAGGTTTTTGGTTTCGTAAATGTTGTCCTCTGGGTTGGAAATATCTGGTTTGTCTTCAAAGAGACAGGTTGGTACAAGACAGGTCAGAGATATCCGACCAGGAGCGCTTCTGGGAAACGTGCCAGTGAGATGCGACAGCGGCTTTACAGCGAGAGCAGCTTTGAGCAGTCGGAGGAGAGTTTCGCTCCACAGCCGTCCAGGCAAGACAGTTTCAATCAGTCAAAGGTGGAGTTAAAAGGTGGAGGTCAACATGTACACAGGCAAAGTAGCTTCAACCAGCCCCAAGTAAATTTGAGCTTACCACACGCATATCTCGGTAAACAAGTTGTTTATGACAGGGAGAACACAGAGGTTTCCAGGGGCCCGATGATATTTGTCAATGagatgtgattttgttttttttggtgtcaTGCTGTGAATACATCACACATAACTTGAAAACACTGAGTGGTAATGATGTTTTTCTCCACTGGATAAATTAATGTACAtctgttgaaaaacaaaaaaacattgacgTCATTTCTTTCATCTCCCAAAGCATTAATCTGCAATGTTTctagtctgtttgttttcatttatcttgAAAACTGAATTTTGCCAATAGGCAGGTGTGGCTGTGTTGCTCTGTGAGTCTCAGAAATTTGACAGTCAGACGGAGAATTCTTActtcataaaacaaataataatacaaaaaaaaaaatgtgttgccacCTTTCTGCCCTTTGGAGCACATTGTCAATGCCTTTTTAGCCACTGATAGGGCCATGAATTTATTGCTTCATTAAGAAGGACCAAAATAATTACAAATCAgaatgaatatgtaaaaattaatttggatgcttttttttatattttcctttcctccaGTGTTGAGGTTTGCGTGCatgtaaaatatcttaaaaGTTAAGAAGGAAGAAGTCCCgctttttaattttgtgactttgtgacatcacactacattgAGGAGTCACAGATTTGCATCATTTATGCCTATAGTGGCTAGTTTGGAAcctaagaattgatttagcaaaGCAGCTCTGGGATTTTGCAAAGCCGCTCTGTCAGCTGTGCTggttcaggcatgtgtgagctgaccaatcagcgCAGACATGGCATTTGGGAATTggtggccttaaagagacaggagctaaaacagagtgtttcataCAGAGGGGAACCacaatgctgcagcactggacagtatgagaaaagCTATTAAAAGCAGTAAAGCATGTAAGCCTATTTTTGCCGAACCCTAAAATAGaattatgaaactgaaaaatctAACTGTCATTAAACAACTAGAACAACCACCACACAGTGGTTCTGACCCTTGACTACTCGGTAGacattattacataattacatgattaCACAGTACTCGTGTGTCACACCACACCTGAAAAGTTACCTGACTGCATCCGAACAAATTTTTGCCAGGTGATAGTTACCGCCACAAAAAGTGTCTGCAGGACCACATTTtaccatgatgacacacacaaagactcacaaactgaaaacaacaccaGCCAACACTTTGGCAGCTGTTAGCAGATTAGCAAATTACATAAAGCTGGAGAGACCTGATTTTGAAGCAGTGTACCTTTAAACTTTAACACAGACTGTAACATAACTGCTAACTTTAGCTTGCATAGATTTAAAGATTACATTTTCAGAGATTACATGGCATTTAATTACTTCATATATGGTGGAAAGTATTTACAAGTCCTACATAGAAGATAGTTTTAAGAGTTTGACAATTGAGGTGAGCTCAGATGTGGTCTTCTTGAGAATTTGGTGTGCAATGGACTCTCTGTGTGAACTTCATCATTATTGTAACcgtatgttttcttttagtttttgaaGGTTTTGACCATATGATTCTCTTTgaattattcaaaataaaatttgagaggaaaagaaaaaacagtgattgCATTAGCATAGTGTCAGGACTTTCTACCTGCTGTTGATATTGAACTGGTTTCTCCTGATTTATTacacatgtttttatgttaGCTCTAAGAAGAAAATCCTTTTTGAGGAAGCCAATCACtcaaatgtacagtaaacattATAGGCCTATAGAGTATGTTTGATAGAAAATGTGTACAGTGTGAGTTCAGTAATGTATGTAACCACCGTGCtctgaataaatatttaatatctgATCATCATTTATTCCCTTTACTGATGGATTTCCTGATGTTATAATCAGTGTGGTGCTCTAAAGTcttcatttgttatttcatttttcttctcaggACTTTTTgcataaatacatgtatattcACATTTCATTACAGTTGTGTCAAAGTTGAATTATTCTCTTTTATGTTGCATCATTTGGAATGTGCAAAACTGCTAATGTTATATTTATGGTCCATCTCACTAAGATACCCTTAATGACTTGACATGATTCACTGACTGTAGTTACAGTGAAGAAGATGATGTACAGTAACTTGAATGTGTGCTTCATGTGATATTGAGTTCATGTCAGGTATGTAATTTAGCGCTGCTGCAGACATCTCCAGTGTCTTCACCTAAATCAAAATGAGTGTATCCACTGTGGATCTGTTTTTACCATGGTTTTTTTCTTACTTACGGTGAGAGCTGGCAGCCTCTTCATTTCCATGTGAAAAGGAaccagagcagaggaggcagaaacTGAGGAAACACTAAGaaagaaatgcatgaaaacaatAGAGGGAATCAGTAATGAATATTGACTCTCGCGGAGACGCCGGGGCAGACATTAAAGCTTGTTTCACACTGTGTATCGGGATGATCTCCAATGCAAAGGCCAAAGGGATAATCCCTCAGGCTGTCTATGTCATCCCGTCTAAGGCAGTTAACACACTGTAAGACTCTCTAATACCCAAAGCTTGTCACTCACACTGCAACCGTCATCCAACCTGTTGAGTGTGAACGCACAATTTGAGTTTACTTAAATTCAGTGAAATTAGTTCCTACCCACACAAAACACCAAGTTCCAAAAACCACAGGCAAAgcacattttcatcatcattacccTTAATGATGAAAAGATTATCAATAAGCCCTCCGTCTTGCACTGATTTAAGGGTTactccaccagttttactgATGGAGTTCAGTTTGCTGGGTTATTTATCAAATCATATTTCCATCCTACAGCCCCCCcaaaattgttgtttgtttttgttttggcctctttctctgtttctctatttattcatttacctCCACTAACTTAATTCTGTCATCCAGTAACCCTCTTAGCGCCCAGTTCTCCCTTTCCCCCCTTTGTGTtgtagatgcacacacataccCGAGCACTCTTAATGcccatgcactcacacacaacacaacacacacaggcacgtaCAGACATGGAGACACACACGCTTGCCCCTCTTTTGTACCACTATTGGTGTTACTGTTAATATTTCTTGTCCAttgttcattttacatttatttttaggaTTTAGTCAAGTAATGTCTAGTTTTTGTAATTTAATATTATGCCCCTGGTTTGTGTTCAAGcaccaatgaaaatgtttaaaacaataataataatgagagaagaaaagaaaagaaaagaaaagaaaagaaaagaaaagaaaagaaagagtaCTGCATAGCCTCTAATGtaacctgatgatgtcatctgtgtGACGACATCTGAGTGTAGTGGCCAAGTATCAACTAATTACATGTATTAAATGACTGTAGTTATTGTGCCTCCAACAACTAAAACgacaatgataataatgacgtaaacattttgtcatcaagctcgctctctctcatcAGTCCACCATGTCGTGGTGTATGTATTATGCTCTGCTCGCCTCAGCCAGCAGAGCTCCTGTCTTCTTCCAGGCCTCCCCACAGCCTGGAAATATATCCAGTGCGTCTCCAAGTTTGTTATTAAGACCTCTGTGTGCAGCTCCTCCCCTCCGATCCGAGCTATAAGAACAAAGAGAGGCGACGTTCGTGTCCGCCGGCCCCCTGACAGAGACACTAAGCGCATGCAGGTGTCCAGAGGAGGCGCTTTGAAGAAAATTACAGCGTGTGTGCGCACAGCA contains:
- the LOC119020551 gene encoding synaptoporin, translated to MCMVIFAPIFAICAFATCGGYYGHLQVKVDCADRRQGNLSINIDFGYPFRLKEVHFKAPLCDAKRDEILFLDGDFSSPAQFFLTVGVFAFLYSLLATIVYVFYQNKYLKYNRGPLVDFLVTLTFSFMWLVSSCCWAKALSDIKTATDPTQVLLLFSACRAQENKCTVIQEPRWSRLNTSAVFGFVNVVLWVGNIWFVFKETGWYKTGQRYPTRSASGKRASEMRQRLYSESSFEQSEESFAPQPSRQDSFNQSKVELKGGGQHVHRQSSFNQPQVNLSLPHAYLGKQVVYDRENTEVSRGPMIFVNEM